A portion of the Aricia agestis chromosome 1, ilAriAges1.1, whole genome shotgun sequence genome contains these proteins:
- the LOC121729651 gene encoding protein abrupt-like codes for MEKQEISLKWNGYQNNILANLKELFKDENLSDVTLILEGYSFKAHKVVLSANSLLFRSIFQQNPHKDPIIVLHDINLDSLRVLLTFMYYGEVNVTEEFLPILLKTAETLKICGLSTGNETARDNEINPPCTPMQSKKRKNTEADDAARQKKASTKSNNSVAVNGDVPKENQQHQLNIIPKEEPIDSPLTDYSGENTNDTDIAVLDSALEKKYPMNTECLSKKAINSNCNLKKWINEVSTHTPQCIANEKGNEVDEEKDLEIDKEVETVLQSGTIVESLSITTENLNFVSNEAHNMKDKNTTCYASPSFPCPFCPRIYNSWGYRRRHVKSRHFTNRLSCKWCVSVLASTGAWYSHATRAHGVPHEEARNSLVVMVEAHAVLTLKEPSVAQLLGQVGITDNNGKSINEKSNN; via the exons ATGGAGAAACAAGAGATAAGCTTAAAATGGAATGGCTATCAGAACAACATTTTGGCAAACTTGAAAGAGTTGTTCAAAGACGAAAATCTATCGGATGTTACATTGATTTTGGAGGGATACAGTTTTAAGGCCCACAAAGTGGTTCTTTCAGCAAATAGTTTACTATTTAGATCAATATTTCAG caaaaccCCCACAAGGATCCAATTATAGTTTTGCACGACATCAATCTAGATTCCCTGCGAGTTTTATTGACATTCATGTACTATGGCGAGGTAAATGTGACTGAAGAATTTCTACCAATATTATTGAAGACTGCTGAGACTTTGAAGATATGTGGCTTATCCACAGGAAATGAAACCGCGCGAGATAACGAG ATAAACCCGCCATGTACACCAATGCAATCGAAAAAACGTAAAAATACTGAAGCAGATGATGCTGCAAGGCAGAAAAAAGCTAGTACTAAGTCAAATAATAGTGTTGCTGTCAATGGGGATGTTCCAAAAGAAAATCAACAGCATCAGCTA AATATCATACCAAAAGAAGAACCGATTGATTCACCATTAACAGACTATTCTGGAGAAAACACAAATGACACTGATATAGCAGTTTTGGATAGTGCTCTTGAGAAAAAATATCCCATGAACACTGAATGCCTCTCTAAAAAAGCAATAAATAGCAATTGTAATCTTAAAAAATGGATTAACGAAGTAAGCACACACACGCCTCAATGCATTGCTAACGAAAAAGGAAATGAAGTTGATGAGGAGAAAGATTTGGAAATTGATAAGGAAGTGGAAACAGTTCTACAGAGTGGAACAATAGTCGAGTCACTGAGTATTACCACAGAAAACTTGAATTTTGTTTCCAATGAAGCTCATAATATGAAAG ATAAAAATACAACCTGCTATGCTAGTCCATCGTTTCCATGTCCATTCTGTCCTCGGATTTACAACAGCTGGGGATACCGTAGAAGGCATGTCAAGTCCAGACATTTCACTAACAG GCTTTCATGTAAATGGTGTGTATCAGTGCTGGCTTCGACTGGTGCCTGGTATTCCCATGCCACCCGAGCTCACGGGGTACCACACGAGGAGGCTCGGAACTCGCTGGTGGTTATGGTAGAGGCACATGCGGTCCTCACACTAAAGGAACCCAGCGTGGCCCAGTTGTTGGGCCAAGTCGGTATAACTGATAACAACGGTAAAAGCATAAACGAAAAGAGCAATAATTAa
- the LOC121733716 gene encoding lipase 3-like has protein sequence MPVAPSLVKIIFVFCIQHVSTTDVIDRKTDPSILEDAALNTFNLIRKYGYPCEIHHAVTHDGYVLEMHRIPYGRKNTTKDGRPVVFLQHGLLSSSAEWVLMSPEKGFAYLLADAGYDVWMGNARGNTYSRGHISLTTASSDYWKFSWHEIGYYDIPAMIDYTIYVTKVPKIQYIAFSQGTTVFWVMTSSKPEYNDKILAMHALAPIAYVGHMRSPLVKAIAPLTTGLHKIIQLLGPDEFLPNGKINELAGQRLCLEESYTQVLCKNLLFLICGFDTEQLNNTMLPVVLGHTPAGASTRQFVHFGQLYNSDKFTNFDHGWIVNKYTYGTFTPPAYNLSAIRTPIFLHYADNDWLSTPKDVDRLLHEVKTVVGKFKVPLQKFNHLDFVFANDAKSLLYDRIMSIMSGFL, from the exons ATGCCGGTCGCTCCGTCCTTAGTCAAAATTATATTCGTCTTCTGTATCCAACATGTGAGCACAACGGATGTtatagacagaaagacagatccTAGCATATTAGAAGATGCTGCTTTGAACACC TTCAATTTAATACGTAAATACGGGTATCCGTGTGAAATACACCATGCCGTCACCCACGACGGGTATGTGTTGGAAATGCACAGGATCCCCTACGGTAGGAAGAACACGACTAAGGACGGAAGGCCGGTGGTATTCCTGCAACACGGTCTACTCTCCTCTTCGGCGGAATGGGTGCTGATGAGCCCCGAAAAAGGTTTTG CATACCTACTAGCAGACGCAGGATATGACGTCTGGATGGGCAACGCTCGAGGGAACACGTACTCACGCGGCCACATATCCCTGACCACGGCCTCATCAGACTACTGGAAGTTCAGCTGGCACGAAATCGGCTACTACGACATACCTGCCATGATAGACTACACCATTTACGTCACCAAGGTCCCGAAGATCCAGTATATCGCGTTCTCCCAAGGGACAACGGTCTTCTGGGTGATGACGTCATCGAAACCGGAGTACAACGACAAAATTCTGGCCATGCATGCTCTCGCACCCATTGCATATGTGGGTCACATGAGAAGTCCTCTTGTCAAGGCAATAGCTCCGCTAACAACCGGGTTGCAT aaaataatacaACTGCTGGGACCTGATGAGTTTCTTCCAAATGGTAAAATTAACGAGTTGGCGGGCCAACGTCTATGCCTGGAGGAATCTTACACGCAAGTTTTGTGCAAGAATTTGCTGTTCCTAATCTGCGGCTTTGACACCGAGCAACTGAATAAT ACAATGCTTCCAGTAGTCCTCGGCCACACTCCAGCAGGCGCGTCCACTAGACAGTTCGTACATTTCGGCCAGCTCTACAACTCCGATAAGTTCACCAACTTCGACCACGGGTGGATCGTCAACAAGTACACCTACGGCACCTTCACACCTCCCGCCTACAACCTCAGCGCCATCCGAACCCCCATCTTCCTCCACTACGCCGACAACGACTGGCTCTCGACCCCTAAGGACGTCGACCGGTTACTCCACGAGGTCAAAACGGTCGTCGGAAAATTTAAGGTCCCTCTACAAAAGTTCAACCATCTGGATTTTGTTTTCGCTAACGATGCAAAATCGTTGTTATATGATCGTATTATGAGTATTATGTCCGGATTTTTGtga
- the LOC121733700 gene encoding uncharacterized protein LOC121733700 isoform X1 has product MFNTVSHRAKLIAHKEGKLKSYESCLDVRAWSHDDDRRSSCLRDWIRGDIPVCVLPVLALTRHLNNMTRKRRTTLVPPCSPECRSKIILDNIYESCHAIEECLRNEEEFQNVFENDEFETSHWPCERCVEILKSIKLFWNIVLEKLLKITFPINEDFDDKKTKSIPELARHWKDEIVDQTLKVRNLQSLSKNRMGIHKDSQRINQVINNQGKRINNPLNNDFNKKNKIYKDKCTNTNFLLDKGKVKNATKNKNVYASVEKRNISCNTSVKSLTYLGKKDLSYLKQRLEMQETKIKQLENENNTLRSKSKNRTKDVPSLTNTASNLSADFKIDDYSKDEFETIKDIASEMIITLKNCTNKSYRNISVLQVLHKSNATPADANDHHCDKNPTDVLNRVHERFNAILKRELCIAKENKNYHVDKTSTSYQEMSVSRTSFTSTASKFQNVNG; this is encoded by the exons atgtttaaTACGGTCTCCCATAGGGCTAAATTAATAGCGCATAAGGAAGGGAAGCTAAAATCTTACGAGTCTTGTTTGGACGTACGGGCATGGAGTCATGATGATGATAGGAGGAGCTCCTGCCTACGAGACTGGATCAGGGGGGATATACCTGTCTGTGTCTTACCTGTGCTTGCTCTTACTCGGCATTTGAACAATATGACTAGGAAACGTAGGACTACG CTCGTACCTCCCTGCAGCCCTGAGTGTCGGTCGAAGATTATTCTAGATAACATCTAcgaatcatgtcatgccattgAAGAATGTTTAAGAAATGAAGAAGAGTTTCAGAATGTTTTCGAAAAT GACGAGTTTGAAACAAGCCATTGGCCTTGTGAAAGATGTGTGGAAATTTTGAAGAGCATAAAACTGTTTTGGAATATCGTATTAGAAAAATTGCTGAAAATAACGTTTCCAATCAATGAAGATTTCGatgataaaaaaactaaaagtaTTCCTGAATTAGCAAGGCACTGGAAAGATGAAATAGTGGATCAAACACTAAAAGTGAGAAATTTGCAATCTCTATCAAAAAATCGTATGGGTATTCATAAAGACAGCCAAAGAATTAATCAAGTAATCAACAATCAAGGTAAAAGAATAAATAATCCTTTAAACAATGattttaataagaaaaataaaatatataaagataAATGTACCAACACCAATTTCTTACTCGATAAAGGAAAAGTAAAGAatgctacaaaaaataaaaatgtttacgcTTCTGTAGAAAAAAGGAATATTTCTTGTAACACCAGTGTTAAAAGCCTAACCTATCTCGGTAAAAAAGATTTAAGTTACTTAAAACAGAGACTTGAAATGCAAGAAACTAAGATAAAACAgttagaaaatgaaaataatactttGAGATCAAAATCGAAAAACAGAACTAAAGATGTCCCATCTTTGACTAATACTGCCTCGAATTTGAGCGCAGACTTTAAAATTGATGATTACAGTAAAGATGAATTTGAAACAATAAAAGACATTGCGTCTGAAATGATAATAACCCTAAAAAACTGTACGAACAAG agTTATCGTAACATCTCTGTTTTGCAAGTTTTACATAAAAGTAATGCTACACCTGCAGATGCAAATGACCATCATTGCGACAAAAATCCGACTGACGTTTTAAATAGAG TTCATGAAAGGTTTAATGCAATATTAAAAAGAGAACTATGTATtgcaaaagaaaataaaaattaccacGTAGATAAGACGAGTACTTCATATCAAGAGATGTCGGTTTCCCGCACGAGTTTTACTTCGACGGCATCCAAATTCCAAAACGTGAATGGATAG
- the LOC121733700 gene encoding uncharacterized protein LOC121733700 isoform X3 has translation MFNTVSHRAKLIAHKEGKLKSYESCLDVRAWSHDDDRRSSCLRDWIRGDIPVCVLPVLALTRHLNNMTRKRRTTLVPPCSPECRSKIILDNIYESCHAIEECLRNEEEFQNVFENSYRNISVLQVLHKSNATPADANDHHCDKNPTDVLNRVHERFNAILKRELCIAKENKNYHVDKTSTSYQEMSVSRTSFTSTASKFQNVNG, from the exons atgtttaaTACGGTCTCCCATAGGGCTAAATTAATAGCGCATAAGGAAGGGAAGCTAAAATCTTACGAGTCTTGTTTGGACGTACGGGCATGGAGTCATGATGATGATAGGAGGAGCTCCTGCCTACGAGACTGGATCAGGGGGGATATACCTGTCTGTGTCTTACCTGTGCTTGCTCTTACTCGGCATTTGAACAATATGACTAGGAAACGTAGGACTACG CTCGTACCTCCCTGCAGCCCTGAGTGTCGGTCGAAGATTATTCTAGATAACATCTAcgaatcatgtcatgccattgAAGAATGTTTAAGAAATGAAGAAGAGTTTCAGAATGTTTTCGAAAAT agTTATCGTAACATCTCTGTTTTGCAAGTTTTACATAAAAGTAATGCTACACCTGCAGATGCAAATGACCATCATTGCGACAAAAATCCGACTGACGTTTTAAATAGAG TTCATGAAAGGTTTAATGCAATATTAAAAAGAGAACTATGTATtgcaaaagaaaataaaaattaccacGTAGATAAGACGAGTACTTCATATCAAGAGATGTCGGTTTCCCGCACGAGTTTTACTTCGACGGCATCCAAATTCCAAAACGTGAATGGATAG
- the LOC121733700 gene encoding uncharacterized protein LOC121733700 isoform X2: MFNTVSHRAKLIAHKEGKLKSYESCLDVRAWSHDDDRRSSCLRDWIRGDIPVCVLPVLALTRHLNNMTRKRRTTLVPPCSPECRSKIILDNIYESCHAIEECLRNEEEFQNVFENDEFETSHWPCERCVEILKSIKLFWNIVLEKLLKITFPINEDFDDKKTKSIPELARHWKDEIVDQTLKVRNLQSLSKNRMGIHKDSQRINQVINNQELS; the protein is encoded by the exons atgtttaaTACGGTCTCCCATAGGGCTAAATTAATAGCGCATAAGGAAGGGAAGCTAAAATCTTACGAGTCTTGTTTGGACGTACGGGCATGGAGTCATGATGATGATAGGAGGAGCTCCTGCCTACGAGACTGGATCAGGGGGGATATACCTGTCTGTGTCTTACCTGTGCTTGCTCTTACTCGGCATTTGAACAATATGACTAGGAAACGTAGGACTACG CTCGTACCTCCCTGCAGCCCTGAGTGTCGGTCGAAGATTATTCTAGATAACATCTAcgaatcatgtcatgccattgAAGAATGTTTAAGAAATGAAGAAGAGTTTCAGAATGTTTTCGAAAAT GACGAGTTTGAAACAAGCCATTGGCCTTGTGAAAGATGTGTGGAAATTTTGAAGAGCATAAAACTGTTTTGGAATATCGTATTAGAAAAATTGCTGAAAATAACGTTTCCAATCAATGAAGATTTCGatgataaaaaaactaaaagtaTTCCTGAATTAGCAAGGCACTGGAAAGATGAAATAGTGGATCAAACACTAAAAGTGAGAAATTTGCAATCTCTATCAAAAAATCGTATGGGTATTCATAAAGACAGCCAAAGAATTAATCAAGTAATCAACAATCAAG agTTATCGTAA
- the LOC121733650 gene encoding uncharacterized protein LOC121733650 isoform X7, whose protein sequence is MSFVTKRDRVFNEYKLYDLPARNEGKLKAYASCTDARAWSHFITDKTEHLFEIIKRNNEKCRPKYIPTEVIVDTLMMAKNAQISRLKRKIKEFERLLAAYDHLDLDAGQKAEIAQAYATIKAANKELDDMYIDLDVSGDVEGIDSEVFGTGKSRGDEISRSTVFAETGKSSASEWSYIKEPKSDKTRDEQSDYEPVDQDYENIDQIDQTKDTIFGKCDNRVKFRETGTYAEEDSRIEELQDMIVTKDAKLNAMRNTIVVLENDVCEPYCIYAHIYTALEKIFGILRQNLKYKQYLDLLTLGRDTQNIHIKGKILYKIKVLEKFSIALIAPCNQTDRPQSCTCYRAEVLTSYETTYAESATESSQNIRDKKRAHLIADIIDVDEINEALNDQSKSETDSACYFDVDECNTKNKSRFLIKSLQSSYSELVTCYENLKSEKDLLYVRCQELLKVEDENKCLRNSIEDYNNLWNEMEHLRRRSDSLDKFKAKYYFLLNETTNLNSKYVAESEKNKINSDTIDELRNENLVLNKKLKESSLAHDKEINSLLFKIKEMECTNMCKEQQIKNLSSDIEQYFNKKYAGTQIYEALNRIAKERDQIQFEETCTCKSVAIENLQQEVNKNLEYINELRY, encoded by the exons ATGTCGTTCGTAACTAAGAGAGATCGTGTATTCAATGAGTACAAGTTGTACGATTTGCCGGCACGAAACGAGGGAAAACTGAAGGCCTATGCGTCGTGCACAGACGCCCGAGCCTGGTCCCACTTTATCACAGACAAAACTGAACATTTGTTCGAAATAATCAAGCGTAACAACGAGAAATGTAGGCCCAAGTACATTCCCACTGAAGTCATAGTGGATACTCTGATGATGGCCAAGAACGCTCAAATATCGCGCCTGAAGCGAAAGATCAAGGAGTTTGAGCGCTTGTTGGCAGCTTATGACCACCTAGACCTAGACGCGGGACAGAAAGCTGAAATCGCTCAGGCG tatgcaACAATAAAAGCGGCAAATAAGGAGTTGGATGACATG TACATAGATTTGGATGTATCTGGAGATGTAgag ggCATCGACTCAGAGGTGTTTGga ACTGGAAAATCAAGAGGAGATGAG ATAAGCAGAAGTACAGTTTTTGCAGAG ACAGGCAAATCATCGGCAAGTgaa TGGTCCTACATCAAAGAACCAAAATCAGATAAAACAAGAGACGAACAAAGCGACTATGAACCTGTCGATCAAGATTACGAAAATATTGATCAAATTGATCAAACAAAAGATACTATATTTGGTAAATGCGACAATCGGGTGAAATTTCGCGAGACAGGcacat ATGCCGAAGAAGATTCCAGAATTGAAGAACTACAAGACATGATCGTGACTAAGGATGCCAAGTTAAACGCGATGCGAAACACCATAGTG GTCCTCGAAAACGACGTCTGCGAGCCCTACTGCATATACGCTCACATATACACGGCGTTAGAGAAAATATTTGGAATATTGCGACAAAATCTCAAATATAAACAGTATTTAGATCTATTG ACTTTGGGGAGAGACACACAGAATATCCATATAAAAGGAAAGATTCTATATAAGATCAAAGTTTTAGAGAAATTTAGTATTGCTCTAATAGCGCCGTGTAACCAAACCGATAGGCCACAAAGCTGCACGTGCTACCGAGCCGAAGTGTTGACCAGCTACGAAACAACATACGCAGAATCGGCAACAGAGAGCTCACAAAATATCAGAGACAAGAAAAGGGCGCATTTAATTGCAGATATCATCGACGTTGATGAAATAAATGAAGCTCTAAATGATCAAAGTAAAAGTGAAACCGATAGTGCTTGCTATTTTGACGTCGACGAATGTAATACCAAAAATAAAAGCAGGTTCCTGATAAAAAGTCTACAATCGAGCTACAGTGAGCTAGTAACTTGCTACGAAAATTTGAAAAGCGAAAAAGACCTTTTATATGTTCGTTGTCAAGAATTACTAAAGGTCGAAGATGAAAACAAATGTTTACGAAACAGCATTGaagattacaataatttatggaACGAAATGGAGCATTTACGTCGACGGTCTGACAGTTTAGATAAATTCAAAGCAaagtattattttcttttaaatgaaACTACTAAtttgaattcaaaatatgtcgctgaatctgaaaaaaataaaattaattctgACACCATTGATGAACTAAGAAATGAAAATTTGGTattgaataaaaaattgaaagaGTCATCATTAGCGCATGACAAAGAAATAAATTCTCTGTTGTTTAAGATTAAAGAAATGGAATGCACTAACATGTGTAAAgaacaacaaataaaaaatttgtcatctgatattgagcaatattttaataaaaaatac GCTGGAACACAAATATACGAAGCACTTAATCGGATAGCAAAAGAAAGGGATCAAATACAATTTGAAGAAACATGCACTTGTAAAAGTGTTGCAATAGAAAATCTTCAACAAGAAGTTAATAAGAACCTAGAATATATTAATGAATTGAG atattaa